Proteins encoded within one genomic window of Thermococcus celer Vu 13 = JCM 8558:
- the tmk gene encoding dTMP kinase, translated as MGAFIVMEGIDGAGKSTQARLLAKWFEDKGYEVILTKEPTDTAFGKLIRRLVLTGGKEGIIDGSRISHEAEALLFAADRAEHVAKLIKPSLEAGKIVISDRYFYSSLAYQWARGLDLEWLIDLNRFAVRPDIVILLDLPVKESMKRINGRSIKSEFDKIAELQRRVRENYLKLAERFPEMRIVNALASVEDIHNDIVALVEHELFKD; from the coding sequence GTGGGAGCGTTCATAGTCATGGAAGGCATCGATGGCGCGGGTAAATCAACGCAGGCAAGGCTTTTGGCGAAGTGGTTCGAGGATAAGGGTTACGAAGTGATCCTTACGAAAGAGCCAACCGATACAGCCTTTGGGAAGCTGATAAGGAGGCTCGTTCTAACGGGTGGTAAAGAGGGAATAATCGACGGTTCAAGGATAAGCCACGAGGCGGAGGCACTTCTGTTCGCCGCCGACAGGGCGGAGCACGTTGCGAAGCTCATAAAACCTTCCCTCGAGGCGGGTAAAATCGTCATATCCGATCGCTACTTCTACTCGTCCCTCGCTTACCAGTGGGCCCGGGGCCTCGACCTCGAGTGGTTGATCGACTTGAATCGTTTCGCCGTTCGGCCGGACATCGTGATCCTCCTCGACCTACCAGTCAAGGAGAGCATGAAGCGCATCAACGGGAGGAGCATAAAGAGCGAGTTCGATAAAATAGCGGAGCTCCAGAGGAGGGTGCGCGAGAACTACCTCAAGCTGGCGGAGCGCTTCCCGGAGATGAGGATAGTGAACGCCCTCGCGAGCGTCGAGGACATCCACAACGACATAGTTGCGCTGGTCGAGCACGAGCTCTTCAAGGATTAG
- a CDS encoding metallophosphoesterase has protein sequence MKPVPLPGKALRLGNALVVADLHLGYEVSMAREGFYLPRVFHEVVANLKKLLRAERPKRLVIDGDLKHSFVPEWREKEELRAFVEEVSPMVEEIVLVRGNHDVGTLWLRELGVEVVDELELKGWKLVHGHKLVEGERFIIGHEHPAIRLRDEVGAIVKVPVFLMGEELVVLPAFSPWAYGNDVLREIVSPFLREYDPASARVLVPVDQELLDFGRLRDLSRALSSI, from the coding sequence ATGAAACCGGTACCCCTCCCCGGAAAGGCGCTCAGACTTGGAAACGCGCTCGTCGTAGCGGACCTCCACCTCGGCTACGAGGTCAGCATGGCGAGGGAAGGTTTTTACCTCCCGAGGGTTTTCCACGAGGTCGTCGCGAACCTGAAGAAACTCCTGAGGGCGGAGAGACCGAAGAGACTGGTAATCGACGGCGACCTCAAGCACTCCTTCGTCCCGGAGTGGCGCGAGAAGGAGGAACTCAGGGCCTTCGTGGAGGAGGTCTCGCCGATGGTCGAGGAGATCGTCCTCGTCCGGGGCAACCACGACGTCGGGACGCTCTGGTTGAGGGAACTGGGCGTTGAGGTCGTCGATGAGCTCGAATTAAAAGGATGGAAGCTGGTCCACGGTCATAAGCTCGTGGAGGGGGAGCGCTTCATAATCGGCCACGAGCATCCCGCGATAAGGCTCAGGGACGAGGTTGGGGCCATTGTCAAGGTTCCGGTCTTCCTGATGGGTGAGGAACTGGTGGTTCTCCCGGCCTTCAGTCCGTGGGCCTACGGGAACGACGTTCTAAGGGAGATAGTATCGCCGTTCCTTCGTGAGTACGATCCCGCCAGCGCGCGGGTTCTGGTTCCCGTTGATCAGGAACTTCTCGATTTTGGTAGGTTAAGAGACCTGAGCAGGGCTTTAAGTTCTATCTGA
- a CDS encoding sugar phosphate nucleotidyltransferase: MKAVVLAGGRGTRLLPLTVYRPKPMIPFFNRPLMEYIVQKLAETGVDEIYVLVGYLKERIMEYFGDGSKWGLEIHYSDKDNVKLGTAGATKKVAREMDEAFFVVSSDVLTNLDLKALYDYHHEKKALATVALSEVDDPTQYGIAIINEDGRILRFKEKPKPEEAFSNLVNAGIYVFEPEAFDLVPKGKNFDFSRDLFPRMLENDLPLYGFPFSEYWNDVGRPSSYLQAIEDVFLGRLHLPGLRTEGLKGNLEYGGALVTGKRCILRKPEIRGFAVLGDEVEIGRNVKIERSVIFSGAVIGEGTEIKEAIIGENVRIGRGVLVQPGSVIGDNTLIEDFSKIGSNVKIWVESRIGGESIILPD; this comes from the coding sequence GTTCAGAAACTTGCCGAGACCGGCGTCGATGAGATATACGTTCTTGTCGGATACCTGAAGGAGCGCATAATGGAGTACTTCGGGGACGGGAGCAAATGGGGGCTCGAGATCCACTACTCGGACAAGGACAACGTGAAGCTCGGCACGGCGGGGGCCACCAAGAAGGTAGCGAGGGAAATGGACGAGGCGTTCTTCGTCGTCTCAAGCGACGTGCTCACGAACCTTGACTTAAAGGCCCTCTATGACTACCACCACGAGAAAAAGGCCCTCGCGACGGTAGCCCTATCGGAGGTGGACGACCCAACACAATACGGCATTGCGATAATCAACGAAGACGGCAGGATCCTCCGCTTCAAGGAGAAGCCAAAGCCGGAGGAGGCCTTCAGCAACCTCGTCAACGCGGGCATCTACGTCTTCGAGCCCGAGGCCTTTGACCTGGTTCCGAAGGGAAAGAACTTCGACTTCTCCAGGGACCTCTTCCCCCGGATGCTCGAGAACGATCTGCCCCTCTACGGGTTTCCGTTCAGCGAGTACTGGAACGACGTCGGGAGACCATCGAGCTACCTTCAGGCTATAGAGGACGTCTTCCTCGGCAGGTTGCACCTACCGGGCCTCAGAACGGAGGGCCTCAAGGGCAACCTCGAGTACGGGGGAGCGCTCGTGACGGGAAAACGTTGCATACTGAGGAAACCCGAGATAAGGGGCTTCGCCGTTCTCGGCGATGAGGTGGAAATCGGCAGAAACGTTAAAATAGAACGTTCGGTGATATTCTCGGGGGCGGTCATAGGGGAGGGCACCGAGATCAAGGAGGCCATAATAGGGGAAAACGTCCGCATCGGCAGGGGTGTCCTCGTACAGCCGGGTAGCGTTATAGGCGACAACACGCTCATCGAGGACTTCAGCAAGATAGGCTCCAACGTTAAGATATGGGTGGAGTCAAGGATAGGTGGGGAGAGTATAATACTCCCGGATTGA
- a CDS encoding SLC45 family MFS transporter yields MEFKYSRIFILGFGFFGISIIWALYNAYIPIFLQDTFHLSKTVTGFIMTIDNLFAVLLLPFLGALSDMTRTRLGRRKPYILLGAPSAAIMFALIPVSRAHENLALFMGTIIFMNFFMALFRSPVIAFMPDITPSEKRSQANGIINFMGGLGALLAYFGGKVLYDINYAYPFYLGAAVMLLANLLVVLFVPEPEEYRVPGEKVKIKKLLSETSHKSFGELKENLKDVFASHERSLLAILLAIFFWFIAFNSLETFFTSYAKYHLGIEESTGAFMLGTFSLSFMIFAIPAGFIGARLGRRRTITLGLMLVVVILIGAYLVGESQKPGSSSLTDPVVMTFMGLFFVGGLGWAMVNVNSLPMVVDMTTEEKLGGYTGLYYFFSQAANLVAPPLAGAFLDLIGYRTLLPFAVTFFILAAIAMQFVRRGDVVRYRGDALDYVPDMD; encoded by the coding sequence TTGGAGTTCAAATATTCAAGGATATTCATCCTCGGTTTTGGGTTCTTCGGAATAAGCATAATATGGGCCCTCTACAACGCTTACATACCGATATTCCTGCAGGACACGTTCCACCTCAGCAAGACCGTGACCGGTTTCATCATGACGATAGACAACCTCTTCGCGGTTCTCCTGCTCCCGTTCTTAGGTGCGCTGAGCGATATGACGCGGACGAGGCTGGGGCGCAGAAAGCCCTACATACTCCTCGGTGCACCCTCCGCTGCGATAATGTTCGCGCTAATACCGGTTTCAAGGGCACACGAGAACCTCGCCCTCTTTATGGGCACGATAATCTTCATGAACTTCTTCATGGCCCTCTTCCGCTCCCCGGTAATCGCCTTCATGCCCGACATAACCCCGAGCGAGAAGAGGAGCCAGGCCAACGGTATAATCAACTTCATGGGCGGCCTTGGGGCCCTTTTAGCCTACTTCGGCGGTAAGGTCCTCTACGACATCAACTACGCCTACCCCTTCTACCTCGGTGCGGCGGTGATGCTCCTCGCCAACCTGCTCGTCGTCCTCTTCGTCCCCGAGCCCGAGGAGTACCGCGTTCCGGGTGAGAAGGTCAAGATAAAGAAACTCCTCTCGGAGACGTCCCACAAGAGCTTCGGAGAGCTCAAAGAGAACCTCAAGGACGTCTTCGCGAGCCACGAGCGGAGTTTACTGGCCATACTCCTCGCGATATTCTTCTGGTTCATAGCGTTCAACTCGCTGGAGACGTTCTTCACGAGCTACGCCAAGTACCACCTCGGCATCGAGGAGAGCACCGGTGCCTTCATGCTCGGCACCTTCTCCCTCAGCTTCATGATATTCGCGATTCCCGCGGGCTTCATCGGCGCAAGGCTCGGCAGGAGGAGGACGATAACGCTCGGACTCATGCTGGTGGTGGTCATACTGATAGGGGCCTACCTCGTCGGGGAGAGCCAGAAGCCCGGCTCCAGCTCCCTAACCGACCCCGTAGTGATGACCTTCATGGGGCTCTTCTTTGTGGGGGGCCTGGGATGGGCCATGGTGAACGTGAACTCCCTGCCCATGGTCGTTGACATGACCACGGAGGAGAAGCTCGGCGGTTACACGGGACTCTACTACTTCTTCAGCCAGGCGGCCAACCTCGTTGCGCCACCGCTGGCCGGAGCCTTCCTCGACCTCATCGGCTACAGGACGCTGTTACCCTTCGCGGTAACGTTCTTCATCCTGGCGGCGATAGCCATGCAGTTCGTCAGGAGGGGCGACGTCGTCAGGTACCGCGGTGATGCGCTCGACTACGTCCCCGACATGGACTGA
- a CDS encoding phosphohexomutase domain-containing protein, translating to MEVYHSQSFNPEELALLGRAIGTISHGTIIVGRDGRAISRYGKRAMVVGIVSTGSTIMDVRLIPLIALKDFAMRKGLPLAYVYYHGGVRVYVSGLDTEEIDAILQSRNFIEAQPNDIGATVYYPNALDDFLHEVFKHYNFRVEGKALVDAMNTPAVLFFPRMSDHFGFETELINDMMTSYIPPKPKEVFLHKLGKGDYDFGLRFRPDGIVEFYREGEELEFGSVWKLLDHMKKSL from the coding sequence ATGGAAGTGTACCATTCCCAGAGTTTCAACCCCGAAGAACTCGCCCTCCTTGGAAGGGCGATAGGAACGATATCCCACGGAACGATAATAGTTGGAAGGGATGGCAGGGCCATATCCAGGTACGGAAAGCGTGCCATGGTAGTTGGAATAGTCAGCACGGGCTCAACCATAATGGACGTCCGTCTGATTCCGCTTATAGCGCTGAAGGACTTCGCCATGAGGAAGGGTCTCCCGCTGGCGTACGTCTACTACCACGGTGGGGTCAGGGTTTACGTGAGCGGGCTCGACACCGAGGAGATCGACGCCATACTGCAGAGCAGGAACTTCATAGAGGCCCAGCCCAACGACATCGGCGCGACGGTCTATTACCCGAACGCCCTCGACGACTTCCTCCACGAGGTCTTCAAGCACTACAACTTCCGGGTTGAGGGCAAGGCCCTGGTTGACGCCATGAACACCCCTGCAGTGCTCTTCTTCCCGCGTATGAGCGACCACTTCGGCTTCGAAACCGAGCTGATAAACGACATGATGACGAGCTACATCCCGCCGAAGCCCAAGGAGGTCTTCCTCCACAAGCTCGGGAAGGGCGACTACGACTTCGGACTGCGCTTCAGGCCCGATGGCATCGTCGAGTTCTACCGGGAGGGTGAGGAACTCGAGTTCGGTAGCGTGTGGAAGCTCCTCGACCACATGAAGAAGAGTCTTTGA
- a CDS encoding PrsW family intramembrane metalloprotease, which translates to MDVLSVLLFFAYAPALIILWYFYHADKYEPEPRRYVVGTFVLGGTLSVGIAYLLESFLTLGGIVKPILPLTAFYVALVAGLVEEPAKALAIAWPFKAGQMDGIMDGLVYGVAAGLGFATTENFLYGMGYGVAVTVVRAFLTPFAHATWSAIIGVGYGLKAEGRAYSLVPYFSLAMLLHITWDYFAFLSTAVPAYNIILILLILINTAILRQFLILGQLEDASRFWYYWFKRGDGM; encoded by the coding sequence ATGGACGTGCTAAGCGTTTTGCTGTTCTTCGCATACGCTCCGGCCCTGATTATACTGTGGTACTTTTACCACGCCGACAAATACGAGCCCGAGCCGAGGAGGTACGTTGTTGGGACGTTCGTGCTCGGAGGGACTCTCTCCGTTGGAATCGCTTATCTCCTTGAAAGCTTCCTCACCCTCGGCGGCATAGTGAAGCCAATTCTCCCGCTGACCGCTTTTTACGTCGCGCTCGTGGCGGGACTCGTTGAGGAGCCGGCAAAAGCGCTGGCGATAGCCTGGCCCTTCAAGGCGGGACAGATGGACGGTATAATGGACGGCCTCGTCTACGGCGTCGCCGCCGGCCTTGGGTTCGCCACCACCGAGAACTTCCTTTACGGTATGGGATACGGCGTTGCCGTGACGGTTGTGCGTGCTTTCCTCACCCCCTTCGCCCACGCGACTTGGAGCGCCATAATCGGCGTTGGCTACGGTTTGAAGGCCGAGGGGAGGGCGTATTCACTCGTGCCTTACTTCAGCCTCGCGATGCTGCTCCACATAACCTGGGACTACTTCGCGTTCCTTAGCACAGCGGTTCCCGCATACAACATCATCCTGATACTTCTGATACTCATCAACACCGCTATACTCCGCCAGTTCCTGATACTCGGTCAGCTGGAGGACGCGTCCCGCTTCTGGTACTACTGGTTCAAAAGGGGGGATGGGATGTGA
- a CDS encoding MFS transporter translates to MERKGFSWGVVLGLALLGFSRSVGWALNKGLSFPLLSSYTGSAFVKGTILAMEGFIGLFVPPLLGYYSDTLKSRHGRRRPFIMAGGLLAGIAALMIYTGYAMGVPLWGFALTLGFFYLSMHLYTAQYRALMPDTVESGQRGKASGVITLLEWAGNLFLFGLAGFLIAKAVAETGESEGIKALAQTPYLRIPFLVTALFLIGAALFVYFIVKEPKAPEIEENENLGAYLRSIVEKRDFLKFYTAQTLWWMSFEFIGIFLYGILAYILHGSATEENVKAVTSLGLYLMALFNVTVLIGALPGGIIYDKLGRRLSIILGGLIFAIPQLWGWFITTQTQIVIALGVAGIGWGVLMAASYPVIGDLLTKFQKEAFTGRYYGFFEATRSLPVLLAGVIGGAIVDLAGGNYRVLFPIGALLVLLAMPMIWYMKNLDVEGNAEKG, encoded by the coding sequence TTGGAGCGAAAGGGATTCAGCTGGGGTGTTGTTCTCGGTCTCGCCCTTCTGGGCTTCAGCAGGAGTGTCGGCTGGGCCCTCAACAAGGGACTCTCCTTCCCGTTGCTCTCCAGTTACACCGGTTCGGCGTTTGTTAAGGGAACCATACTGGCCATGGAGGGCTTCATAGGTCTGTTCGTGCCGCCGCTCCTGGGCTATTACAGCGATACCCTCAAATCGAGGCACGGGAGGAGGCGGCCGTTCATAATGGCCGGGGGTCTCTTGGCTGGAATCGCGGCGCTGATGATATACACCGGTTACGCGATGGGGGTGCCCCTCTGGGGGTTTGCGTTGACCCTCGGTTTCTTCTACCTGTCGATGCACCTTTACACCGCCCAGTACAGGGCCCTGATGCCCGACACCGTGGAGAGCGGGCAGAGGGGGAAGGCGAGCGGCGTGATAACCCTGCTCGAGTGGGCGGGTAACCTCTTCCTCTTCGGCCTCGCGGGCTTTCTTATAGCGAAGGCCGTGGCCGAGACCGGGGAGAGCGAGGGAATAAAGGCCCTGGCGCAGACCCCCTACCTCAGGATACCCTTCCTCGTAACCGCCCTCTTCCTTATCGGGGCGGCCCTCTTCGTGTACTTCATCGTTAAGGAACCAAAAGCTCCCGAAATAGAGGAAAACGAGAATCTGGGGGCGTACCTCCGGAGCATAGTGGAGAAGAGGGACTTCCTCAAGTTCTACACCGCCCAGACCCTATGGTGGATGAGCTTCGAGTTCATAGGCATCTTCCTCTACGGCATACTGGCCTACATACTCCACGGTTCGGCCACGGAGGAGAACGTGAAGGCCGTTACCTCGCTCGGTCTCTACCTCATGGCCCTCTTCAACGTCACGGTCCTCATCGGTGCCCTGCCTGGGGGCATAATCTACGATAAACTCGGAAGACGCCTGAGCATAATCCTCGGCGGCCTGATATTTGCGATTCCCCAGCTCTGGGGATGGTTCATAACGACCCAGACCCAGATAGTCATCGCCCTCGGGGTGGCAGGAATCGGGTGGGGAGTTCTCATGGCGGCGTCCTACCCGGTAATCGGCGACCTGCTCACAAAATTCCAGAAGGAAGCTTTCACCGGGCGCTACTACGGCTTCTTCGAGGCCACCCGCTCGCTTCCGGTCCTGCTCGCGGGGGTCATAGGCGGTGCGATAGTCGACCTCGCCGGTGGGAACTACAGGGTGCTCTTCCCCATAGGGGCCCTGCTCGTCCTCCTGGCGATGCCGATGATATGGTACATGAAGAACCTCGACGTCGAGGGGAACGCGGAGAAGGGTTAA
- a CDS encoding alpha/beta hydrolase, protein MAIIWIILVVILLLFLAFLGFSAFVAYKMTKPERFVGDWTPKDLGFDYENVEFTTEEGLKLRGWWIEGGSDKTVLPLHGYTRSRWDDVYMKQTTEFLLNEGYNVLAFDFRGHGESEGKYTTVGEKELLDVKAAVKWLMENHPEKARRVALVGFSMGAVVTIRSLAEIEGVCCGVADSPPIYLDRTGARGLRYFASLPEGLYNFVKPFTKLFSGAKELNMVEYADRVRKPLLLIAGEKDPLVKVEEVREFYERNRSVNGNVELWVTDAPHVRTLKLHPEEWKRKVGEFLGRFL, encoded by the coding sequence ATGGCCATCATCTGGATTATACTCGTCGTAATCCTGTTGCTTTTCCTGGCCTTCCTCGGCTTTTCGGCCTTCGTGGCTTACAAGATGACCAAGCCGGAGCGCTTCGTCGGTGACTGGACGCCAAAGGACCTCGGCTTTGACTACGAGAACGTCGAGTTCACAACGGAGGAGGGTCTTAAGCTCAGGGGCTGGTGGATAGAGGGAGGAAGTGATAAAACCGTTCTTCCGCTCCACGGCTACACGAGGAGCAGGTGGGACGACGTTTACATGAAACAGACGACGGAGTTCCTCCTCAACGAGGGTTACAACGTCCTGGCCTTCGACTTCAGGGGACACGGCGAGAGCGAGGGGAAGTACACGACGGTTGGCGAGAAGGAGCTCCTCGACGTCAAGGCGGCCGTTAAATGGCTGATGGAGAACCACCCGGAAAAGGCACGTAGGGTCGCTCTCGTCGGGTTCTCCATGGGGGCGGTAGTCACGATACGCTCCCTCGCGGAGATCGAGGGGGTCTGCTGTGGAGTGGCCGACAGCCCTCCGATCTACCTCGACAGAACCGGCGCGAGGGGACTGAGGTACTTCGCCAGCCTTCCCGAGGGGCTCTACAACTTCGTCAAGCCATTCACGAAGCTCTTCAGCGGGGCGAAGGAGCTGAACATGGTTGAGTACGCGGATAGGGTGCGGAAGCCCCTCCTCCTGATAGCCGGCGAGAAAGACCCCCTCGTGAAGGTGGAGGAAGTGAGGGAGTTCTACGAGCGGAACAGGAGCGTAAACGGGAACGTCGAGCTCTGGGTGACGGACGCCCCCCACGTCAGGACGCTGAAGCTCCACCCCGAGGAGTGGAAAAGGAAGGTCGGGGAGTTCCTCGGGAGGTTTCTGTGA
- a CDS encoding glycerophosphodiester phosphodiesterase family protein: MTTMNSGRPVILGHRGFRGPIENTPTAFRRALRYADGIEFDVRVTGDGKVVIHHDDTFWSNGSRYRLRDLSIAELKRLHPLGSMVPTMERVLKEFSGALFDVDVKEPEAVEGALKIVERQGATERAVFSADDPGITKTLLRECPDCRVGFSVIGYPSVPWIARFRGLHSIHVPIDAVSYVGYRPLVVLLRALRKRGLRIYLWNYMMDELTWVPRFLPSVDVVISDDPARLRKTFYAGGVSGRGDAHVGEG; this comes from the coding sequence ATGACAACTATGAACAGTGGACGGCCGGTAATCCTCGGGCACAGGGGGTTCAGGGGCCCCATCGAGAACACCCCGACCGCTTTCAGGCGCGCCCTCCGCTACGCGGACGGGATAGAGTTCGACGTTAGGGTTACGGGCGACGGGAAGGTTGTGATCCACCACGACGATACCTTTTGGTCGAATGGTTCGCGGTACAGGTTAAGGGACCTGAGCATTGCGGAGCTGAAGAGGCTACACCCGCTCGGGAGCATGGTCCCGACGATGGAGAGGGTTCTGAAGGAGTTTTCAGGTGCCCTATTCGATGTGGACGTCAAGGAGCCCGAGGCCGTCGAAGGTGCCCTCAAAATCGTGGAAAGACAGGGGGCAACCGAACGGGCGGTTTTCTCGGCCGACGACCCCGGGATAACTAAAACCCTCCTCAGGGAGTGCCCCGACTGCAGGGTCGGTTTCTCCGTAATCGGTTACCCCTCCGTTCCTTGGATAGCACGGTTCAGGGGCCTCCACTCGATTCACGTTCCCATCGATGCGGTCTCCTACGTCGGTTACCGGCCGCTGGTGGTTCTTCTGCGGGCCCTTCGGAAACGCGGCCTGAGGATCTACCTGTGGAACTACATGATGGACGAGCTGACATGGGTTCCGAGGTTTTTGCCCTCTGTCGATGTCGTTATCTCCGACGACCCGGCGAGGCTGAGGAAAACTTTTTACGCCGGCGGTGTATCCGGAAGGGGCGATGCACATGTGGGAGAGGGATAG
- a CDS encoding HAD family hydrolase codes for MIIAFDFDGTLADTYSCIEEAFLRALKKRYPWLPLKGLWAKALTGIENYFERPTFGSHRKTSRPPFFLRTKFFEAWFEERARLSKPIDDAPELLRKLREEGHTVISFSAEDFIDGMKVKRLKMMGIYDLFDDVIVFGREMTIAEAFDLVRSKYGNDTFIWVDDKPWRFVGHGDENTEYVWYYFPFSARFVEKNRERLALIPRLHVIRDLWSLFDVIERVKRG; via the coding sequence ATGATAATCGCCTTCGACTTCGACGGAACGCTGGCCGACACCTATTCGTGCATCGAGGAGGCCTTCCTCAGGGCTCTGAAGAAGCGTTACCCCTGGCTACCCCTCAAGGGGCTCTGGGCGAAGGCCCTAACGGGGATCGAGAACTACTTCGAGAGACCAACCTTTGGAAGCCACAGGAAGACGTCAAGGCCCCCCTTCTTCCTGAGGACGAAGTTCTTCGAGGCCTGGTTCGAGGAGAGGGCGAGGCTCAGCAAACCGATAGACGATGCCCCCGAGCTCCTGAGGAAGCTTAGGGAGGAGGGCCACACGGTAATCTCCTTCTCGGCCGAGGACTTCATAGATGGAATGAAGGTTAAGAGGCTCAAGATGATGGGCATCTACGACCTCTTCGACGACGTCATCGTTTTCGGGAGGGAGATGACGATAGCGGAGGCCTTTGACCTCGTCCGGAGCAAATACGGGAACGACACGTTCATCTGGGTGGACGACAAGCCCTGGCGCTTCGTGGGCCACGGCGACGAGAACACGGAGTACGTCTGGTACTACTTCCCCTTCAGCGCGAGGTTCGTCGAGAAGAACCGTGAGCGGCTCGCTCTGATTCCCCGCCTGCACGTGATACGGGACCTGTGGAGCCTTTTCGACGTCATAGAGAGGGTGAAGAGAGGCTAA
- a CDS encoding glycerophosphodiester phosphodiesterase family protein, whose translation MWERDRVIVLGHRGYMSHYPENSLLAFRKAIEAGADGIELDVWLTRDGEVVVMHDETIDRTSNMSGKIKEMTLEELKGADIGMGERIPTLEEVFEALPKDALVNVEIKDPDAVERVAEIVASSNPERVMVSSFNLDALREYRKQDDTTRMGLLIEREEVVPMVPKLKEELNLWSINVPVEAIYMLGLEKTIGALQWARSIGLKVVLWSGNDALFYRDDNLAKLKGLFEGVITGDVENMVDYLKGLGLR comes from the coding sequence ATGTGGGAGAGGGATAGGGTTATCGTCCTCGGACACAGGGGTTACATGAGCCACTACCCTGAGAACAGCCTTCTGGCTTTTAGGAAGGCCATTGAAGCAGGAGCGGATGGAATCGAGCTGGACGTCTGGCTCACGCGGGACGGGGAAGTAGTCGTCATGCACGACGAGACCATAGACCGGACGAGCAACATGAGTGGAAAGATAAAGGAGATGACGCTGGAGGAGCTTAAGGGGGCCGACATCGGGATGGGCGAGAGGATCCCGACCCTCGAGGAGGTCTTCGAGGCCCTTCCCAAGGATGCGCTCGTCAACGTCGAGATCAAGGACCCGGATGCGGTTGAGAGGGTCGCCGAAATCGTGGCCTCCAGCAACCCGGAGAGGGTGATGGTGTCCTCCTTCAACTTGGACGCGCTCAGGGAGTACAGGAAGCAGGACGATACCACCAGGATGGGCCTCCTCATAGAGCGCGAGGAAGTCGTTCCGATGGTTCCTAAGCTGAAGGAGGAGCTCAACCTCTGGTCGATAAACGTTCCGGTTGAGGCCATCTACATGCTCGGGCTCGAGAAGACCATTGGGGCCCTCCAATGGGCGCGCTCCATTGGGCTTAAGGTCGTCCTCTGGTCGGGGAACGACGCCCTCTTTTACAGGGACGACAACCTGGCCAAACTCAAGGGCCTCTTCGAGGGGGTCATAACCGGCGACGTCGAAAATATGGTGGACTACCTCAAAGGCCTTGGACTGAGGTAA